In Kordia antarctica, the following proteins share a genomic window:
- the recA gene encoding recombinase RecA: MSSEKEAKLKALKLTLDKLDKTYGKGTVMKMSDQPIVDIDAISSGSLGLDIALGVGGYPRGRVVEIYGPESSGKTTLTLHAIAEAQKAGGIAAFIDAEHAFDRFYAENLGVDIDNLIISQPDHGEQALEITDNLIRSGAIDIVVIDSVAALTPKSEIEGEMGDSKMGLHARLMSQALRKLTASISKTNCTVIFINQLREKIGVMFGNPETTTGGNALKFYASVRLDIRRSTQIKTTDGEVMGNKTRVKVVKNKVAPPFKMVEFDIMYGKGISKVGEILDIGVNYEIIKKSGSWFSYGDSKLGQGRDAVKILLQDNPELLEELEIKIKAAIANS, from the coding sequence ATGAGTTCAGAAAAAGAAGCAAAATTAAAAGCATTAAAGCTTACGTTAGATAAGTTAGATAAAACATACGGTAAAGGTACTGTGATGAAAATGAGCGATCAACCCATTGTGGATATAGATGCCATTTCCTCAGGATCTTTAGGATTAGATATTGCCTTAGGTGTTGGTGGATATCCACGAGGAAGAGTTGTGGAGATTTATGGTCCGGAATCATCTGGGAAAACTACCTTAACATTACATGCTATAGCGGAAGCTCAAAAAGCAGGTGGTATTGCAGCTTTTATTGATGCAGAACATGCCTTTGATCGTTTTTATGCTGAAAACTTAGGTGTTGATATTGACAATTTAATTATTTCTCAACCAGATCACGGAGAACAAGCCTTAGAAATTACTGATAATTTAATCCGTTCTGGAGCAATTGATATTGTTGTAATTGACTCTGTTGCTGCTTTGACACCAAAGAGCGAGATTGAAGGAGAAATGGGAGATTCTAAAATGGGATTGCATGCACGTTTAATGTCGCAAGCACTTCGTAAATTAACTGCTTCTATTAGTAAAACAAATTGTACAGTGATTTTCATTAACCAATTGCGTGAAAAAATTGGTGTGATGTTCGGAAATCCTGAAACTACAACTGGTGGAAATGCATTAAAATTTTATGCTTCTGTACGTTTGGATATTAGACGTTCTACACAGATAAAAACCACAGACGGAGAAGTAATGGGAAATAAAACCCGTGTAAAAGTTGTAAAAAACAAAGTAGCGCCACCATTTAAAATGGTAGAATTTGATATCATGTATGGTAAAGGAATTTCTAAAGTTGGAGAAATTTTAGATATCGGTGTGAATTACGAAATTATAAAAAAGAGCGGATCTTGGTTTAGTTATGGAGATTCCAAACTTGGACAAGGACGAGACGCAGTAAAAATATTACTACAAGATAATCCAGAGTTGCTTGAAGAACTGGAAATAAAAATTAAAGCCGCTATTGCAAATAGTTAA
- a CDS encoding CoA transferase subunit A codes for MINKKIDTVQQAVAGVKDNMTLMLGGFGLCGIPENAIAELVKLGVKNLTCISNNAGVDDFGLGFLLQQRQIKKMISSYVGENDEFERQMLSGELDVELTPQGTLAEKCRAAQAGFPAFYTPAGYGTEVAEGKESREFNGKMYILEKAYEADFAFVKAWKGDEAGNLIFKGTARNFNPCMCGAAKITVAEVEELVPVGELDPNQVHIPGIFVQRIFQGENYEKRIEQRTVRTKS; via the coding sequence ATGATTAACAAAAAGATAGATACAGTACAACAAGCAGTAGCAGGCGTAAAAGATAATATGACATTGATGCTTGGTGGTTTTGGTTTGTGCGGAATTCCCGAAAATGCAATTGCCGAATTGGTAAAACTTGGCGTAAAGAATCTTACGTGTATTTCAAATAATGCAGGTGTGGACGATTTTGGTTTAGGCTTTCTATTACAACAGCGTCAAATCAAAAAAATGATTTCTTCTTATGTGGGAGAAAATGATGAATTTGAGCGTCAAATGCTTTCTGGAGAACTTGATGTAGAACTCACTCCACAAGGAACGTTGGCAGAAAAATGTCGAGCAGCACAAGCAGGATTTCCAGCATTCTACACGCCAGCAGGCTACGGAACAGAAGTCGCTGAAGGAAAAGAATCAAGAGAATTTAACGGAAAAATGTACATCTTGGAAAAAGCGTACGAAGCAGATTTTGCATTTGTAAAAGCTTGGAAAGGTGACGAAGCAGGAAACCTAATCTTTAAAGGAACTGCCCGAAACTTTAATCCATGTATGTGTGGCGCGGCAAAAATTACGGTTGCTGAGGTAGAAGAATTAGTGCCTGTGGGCGAATTAGATCCAAATCAGGTACATATTCCAGGGATTTTTGTACAACGGATTTTTCAAGGAGAGAACTATGAAAAAAGGATTGAACAACGGACGGTTCGAACTAAAAGTTAA
- a CDS encoding gliding motility lipoprotein GldH yields MQTQSKIAFFSCILCVTLFISCDGNRVFDQYETVGKSWDKDTSLTFKFQQPDSTNSYNLFVNVRNTNEYEFQNLFLIVNMNFPNGNVVTDTLEYEMATPKGEWLGTGFTTTKESKLWYKPNVRFPYKGMYEVEIQQAMRKINEPNGVQSLKGISEVGFRIEKK; encoded by the coding sequence ATGCAAACCCAAAGTAAAATCGCATTTTTTAGCTGTATTCTTTGTGTAACACTATTTATTTCTTGTGACGGTAATCGTGTTTTTGACCAATATGAAACCGTTGGAAAATCTTGGGACAAAGACACCTCTTTAACTTTTAAATTTCAACAGCCAGACAGCACAAACAGCTACAATTTGTTTGTGAACGTGAGAAATACAAATGAATATGAATTTCAGAATTTGTTTCTCATTGTAAACATGAACTTTCCAAATGGAAATGTTGTTACAGATACGTTAGAGTATGAAATGGCAACACCAAAAGGAGAATGGCTTGGTACAGGATTTACAACAACCAAAGAAAGTAAACTTTGGTACAAACCAAATGTGCGTTTCCCGTACAAAGGAATGTACGAAGTTGAGATCCAACAAGCGATGCGGAAAATTAATGAACCCAATGGAGTCCAAAGCTTAAAGGGAATCTCAGAGGTCGGCTTTAGAATAGAAAAAAAATAG
- the ricT gene encoding regulatory iron-sulfur-containing complex subunit RicT produces MSCNSCSTGKDGQPRGCKSNGTCGTDSCNKLTVFNWLSNMSLPSSQEPFDCIEVRFKNSRKHFYRNTENLTLSIGDIVATEASPGHDVGIVTLTGELVRVQMKKKKVSVDSEEVKKVYRKASQKDIDVWSRSRDREEEIKKRARELAIALKLHMKISDVEFQGDASKATFYYTAEDRVDFRQLIKDMAKAFSIRIEMRQIGFRQEAARLGGIGSCGRELCCSTWLTDFRSVNTAAARYQQLSLNPQKLAGQCGKLKCCLNFELDAYLEALKQFPKSDVKLYTEKGTAVCQKTDIFKGHIWYAYEGEWMNWHKLTTDQANEIIAQNAKKEKVASLEEYAIELDEEDTKTDFENVVGQDSLTRFDKKPTRNRKKRGTQNKNRRPNTNPSNKTRSSVPAKRSSTAKSSTNEKSNDTTKNTSGTAKRSTGTANKNNNRRKKPNRNANPK; encoded by the coding sequence ATGAGTTGTAACAGTTGTTCCACTGGTAAAGATGGTCAACCACGCGGTTGCAAGAGCAATGGTACTTGCGGAACCGATAGCTGTAATAAGCTAACGGTTTTCAATTGGTTATCAAATATGTCGTTACCAAGCAGTCAAGAACCTTTTGATTGTATTGAAGTGCGCTTCAAAAACAGTAGAAAACATTTTTATAGAAACACAGAAAATCTAACGCTAAGTATTGGAGATATTGTGGCTACAGAAGCTTCTCCCGGACATGATGTCGGAATTGTAACGCTTACCGGAGAATTGGTACGAGTGCAAATGAAGAAGAAAAAAGTAAGTGTTGACAGTGAAGAAGTCAAAAAAGTATACCGAAAAGCGTCTCAAAAAGATATTGATGTTTGGTCAAGATCAAGAGATAGAGAAGAAGAAATAAAAAAGCGTGCCCGCGAATTGGCAATTGCTTTAAAATTACATATGAAAATCTCGGATGTAGAATTTCAAGGAGATGCATCAAAAGCTACGTTTTATTACACTGCGGAAGATCGTGTAGATTTTCGTCAACTAATTAAAGATATGGCAAAAGCATTCAGTATTCGTATTGAAATGCGTCAAATTGGTTTTCGTCAAGAAGCCGCTCGCTTAGGTGGAATTGGCTCTTGTGGACGCGAATTATGTTGTTCTACTTGGTTAACCGATTTTAGATCTGTAAATACGGCTGCCGCCAGATATCAGCAACTTTCGTTAAATCCCCAAAAATTAGCAGGACAATGCGGAAAGTTAAAATGTTGTTTAAATTTTGAATTAGATGCGTATCTAGAAGCACTAAAGCAATTTCCAAAAAGCGACGTAAAACTCTACACCGAAAAAGGAACGGCAGTTTGTCAAAAAACAGACATCTTCAAAGGACACATTTGGTATGCGTATGAAGGTGAATGGATGAATTGGCACAAGCTAACTACAGATCAAGCGAATGAAATCATCGCGCAAAACGCAAAAAAAGAAAAAGTAGCAAGTTTAGAAGAATATGCTATAGAACTTGATGAAGAAGATACTAAAACAGACTTTGAAAACGTTGTAGGGCAAGATAGTCTTACGCGATTTGATAAAAAACCCACTCGAAACCGAAAGAAAAGAGGAACTCAAAACAAAAACAGACGTCCAAATACAAATCCTAGCAATAAAACTAGAAGTAGTGTACCTGCGAAAAGAAGTAGTACTGCGAAAAGTAGTACTAATGAAAAAAGTAACGATACTACAAAAAACACTAGTGGAACTGCTAAAAGAAGTACTGGCACAGCAAACAAGAATAACAACAGACGTAAAAAACCTAATAGAAATGCAAACCCAAAGTAA
- a CDS encoding penicillin-binding protein 1A — protein sequence MAKKQVKKEQENPSYAKKIIKWFWIVFAGGITSIFLLFLLASWGALGEMPSFEILENPQTNLASQILSSDGKILAKYYLNDNRTPVGYKELPKELVEALIATEDARFHNHSGIDVRGTIRAFAFLGSKGGASTISQQLARQLFVGEGSKNLPERLIQKIKEWVIATRLERQYTKEEIIAMYLNIYDYGNNADGIRSAARIYFGKEPKDLQIQESAMLVGMFKNSSLYNPRRNPEGVKNRRDVVLAQMYKYDYITEKTKDSLQKLPLALDYNPESHNEGLATYFREHLKGFLKTWISENPKAGGGKYNIYLDGLKIYTTIDSRMQQYAEESVEEHMTKLQAEFYHQNTKDRNKNAPFAKDVEQKSIDNVLNRAIENSERWKIMKKEGKSEKDILASFDKKTPMTLFSWTEKNNRIDTIMTPRDSILYSKFFLRASFMSLEPQTGQVKAWVGGINYRNFKYDMVKQGKRQIGSTFKPFVYATAIDQLHLSPCDSMPNGPFCIETGKYGLLEPWCPKNSNGDYEGMRTLKSALANSVNTVTARLMDRVGPANVRSLAQRLGVESEIPEVPSIALGTPDITLYEMLGAYGTFVNKGVYVKPVIVSRIEDKNGTVLYEFVPETKDVLSEEVAYTVVNLMEGVTQSGSGARLRSKGANKWNPMYDEIITGYPYEFKNPIAGKTGTTQNNSDGWFIGMVPNLISGAWVGGEDRQIRFERTKYGQGASMALPIWGLFMKKCYADESLTVSKDKFPEPDELTINVDCSKTTTKADDGTKNPNGNDKLDGIDF from the coding sequence ATGGCAAAAAAGCAAGTCAAAAAAGAACAAGAAAATCCTTCGTATGCTAAAAAAATCATCAAGTGGTTTTGGATCGTATTCGCAGGTGGAATTACAAGCATATTCCTATTATTTTTATTAGCTTCTTGGGGAGCTTTAGGAGAAATGCCTTCTTTTGAAATCTTAGAAAATCCGCAAACAAACTTAGCAAGTCAAATATTATCCTCTGACGGAAAAATATTGGCAAAATACTATTTGAATGACAATAGAACACCTGTTGGTTATAAAGAGTTGCCAAAAGAATTAGTAGAGGCATTAATTGCTACGGAAGATGCACGTTTTCACAATCATTCAGGCATTGATGTCCGCGGAACCATAAGAGCATTTGCTTTTTTAGGAAGTAAAGGTGGCGCAAGTACAATTTCTCAACAGTTGGCGCGTCAATTATTTGTGGGAGAAGGTTCTAAAAATCTTCCAGAACGACTCATTCAAAAAATCAAAGAATGGGTTATTGCAACACGTTTAGAGCGTCAATATACCAAAGAAGAAATTATTGCCATGTATTTAAACATCTATGACTACGGTAATAATGCAGATGGAATTCGCTCTGCGGCGAGAATATATTTTGGAAAAGAACCAAAAGATTTACAAATTCAAGAATCTGCTATGTTGGTCGGAATGTTCAAAAATTCCTCACTCTACAATCCTAGAAGAAATCCTGAAGGTGTAAAAAACAGAAGAGATGTTGTATTAGCGCAAATGTACAAATACGACTATATCACAGAAAAAACGAAAGACTCTTTACAGAAATTGCCACTAGCATTAGATTACAATCCAGAATCGCATAATGAAGGGTTAGCAACATATTTTAGAGAACACTTAAAAGGTTTCTTAAAAACATGGATTAGCGAAAACCCAAAAGCAGGTGGCGGAAAATACAATATCTACCTTGATGGATTAAAAATATATACCACTATTGATTCGCGCATGCAACAATATGCTGAAGAATCTGTGGAAGAACACATGACAAAATTACAAGCAGAATTTTATCATCAAAACACAAAAGATAGAAACAAAAATGCGCCATTTGCCAAAGATGTTGAGCAAAAATCTATTGACAATGTATTAAATAGAGCTATAGAAAATTCAGAGCGTTGGAAAATCATGAAAAAAGAAGGAAAATCTGAAAAGGATATCCTTGCTTCATTTGATAAAAAAACACCAATGACATTATTTTCGTGGACGGAGAAAAACAATCGTATTGATACCATCATGACGCCACGTGATTCTATCCTCTACTCAAAATTCTTTTTGCGTGCTAGTTTTATGTCATTAGAACCACAAACAGGACAAGTAAAAGCTTGGGTTGGCGGTATAAATTACCGAAACTTTAAATACGATATGGTAAAACAAGGAAAGCGTCAAATAGGTTCTACATTCAAGCCATTTGTATATGCTACCGCGATAGACCAATTACACTTATCACCTTGCGATTCTATGCCAAATGGACCTTTCTGTATTGAAACAGGTAAATATGGGTTGCTAGAACCTTGGTGTCCTAAAAATTCTAACGGCGATTACGAAGGTATGAGAACTCTTAAAAGCGCATTAGCAAACTCTGTAAACACGGTAACTGCACGTTTGATGGATAGAGTTGGACCTGCAAACGTTCGGTCATTAGCACAACGACTAGGTGTAGAATCTGAAATACCAGAAGTGCCATCAATTGCATTAGGAACACCAGATATTACCTTATATGAAATGCTTGGTGCATACGGAACTTTTGTAAATAAAGGTGTATACGTAAAACCTGTTATAGTAAGTAGAATAGAAGATAAAAACGGAACTGTTTTATACGAATTTGTGCCAGAAACTAAAGATGTATTAAGCGAAGAAGTAGCGTACACCGTTGTAAACCTTATGGAAGGTGTAACACAAAGTGGTTCAGGAGCAAGATTGCGCAGTAAAGGAGCAAATAAGTGGAATCCTATGTACGACGAAATCATCACAGGATATCCGTACGAATTCAAAAATCCAATTGCAGGAAAAACAGGAACTACTCAAAATAACAGTGATGGTTGGTTTATTGGAATGGTACCAAACCTAATTTCTGGAGCTTGGGTTGGTGGAGAAGATCGTCAAATACGTTTTGAAAGAACTAAATACGGGCAAGGAGCATCAATGGCATTGCCGATTTGGGGATTATTCATGAAAAAATGTTATGCAGATGAATCACTAACAGTTTCAAAAGATAAATTTCCTGAGCCAGACGAATTGACTATTAATGTAGATTGTTCTAAAACGACTACAAAAGCTGATGATGGCACCAAAAATCCTAACGGCAATGATAAGTTAGATGGAATAGACTTTTAA
- a CDS encoding CoA transferase subunit B has product MLDKNGIAKRIAREVKEGYYVNLGIGIPTLVANFVRDDIEVEFQSENGVLGMGPFPFEGEEDADIINAGKQTITTLPGASFFDSAMSFAMIRGKHVDLTILGAMEVSENGDIANWKIPGKMVKGMGGAMDLVASAENIIVAMMHTNKRGESKLLKKCSLPLTGVGCVKKIVTNLAVLEITAKGFKLLERAPGVSVEEIKKATEGNLLVEGEIPEMQLA; this is encoded by the coding sequence ATGTTGGATAAAAATGGAATCGCGAAAAGAATCGCAAGAGAAGTAAAAGAAGGTTACTACGTAAATTTAGGAATCGGAATCCCAACGCTAGTTGCTAACTTTGTTAGAGACGATATTGAAGTTGAATTTCAAAGTGAAAATGGAGTACTCGGTATGGGACCTTTTCCGTTTGAAGGTGAAGAAGATGCTGATATTATCAATGCAGGGAAACAAACTATTACAACATTGCCAGGCGCGAGTTTCTTCGATTCTGCAATGAGTTTTGCAATGATTAGAGGAAAACATGTCGATCTTACCATATTAGGAGCGATGGAAGTTTCAGAAAACGGAGATATTGCCAACTGGAAAATTCCAGGGAAAATGGTCAAAGGAATGGGTGGCGCAATGGATTTAGTTGCTTCCGCAGAAAATATAATTGTGGCTATGATGCATACCAACAAACGTGGAGAATCTAAATTACTAAAAAAATGTTCTTTGCCACTAACAGGTGTTGGCTGTGTAAAAAAGATTGTAACCAACTTAGCGGTTTTAGAAATTACTGCTAAAGGATTCAAATTATTAGAAAGAGCGCCAGGCGTTTCGGTAGAAGAAATCAAAAAAGCAACGGAAGGAAACTTACTTGTTGAAGGAGAAATTCCAGAGATGCAACTTGCATAA
- a CDS encoding CHAP domain-containing protein: MKINKMILGVGTFLVATFLFINCSSDTIAAVESENETTINFEYYRIDLSKSFTDLSDDERFKDLTNEQILAIMDYYSPGEESLTEADCNNCVYHVRSFDNRLMPVNSGCNITYKWTNTGCLGGKKKLINSCTPAVGSAIIMDTGISAGHVAYIESVVLINPNPVQYSIKINEGNRPSGVCRTIWISSTDNNVVGYQNPNIGINCNNAPFSTCSTPYSSCN, from the coding sequence ATGAAAATTAATAAAATGATTTTAGGAGTAGGAACGTTCTTAGTAGCAACCTTCCTTTTTATAAATTGTAGTAGTGATACTATTGCTGCTGTAGAGAGTGAGAACGAAACAACAATAAATTTTGAGTATTACCGAATAGATTTGAGTAAATCTTTTACAGACCTTTCGGATGATGAGCGCTTTAAAGATTTGACTAATGAGCAAATTCTTGCCATTATGGATTATTATTCTCCTGGAGAAGAATCGCTCACAGAAGCTGATTGCAACAACTGTGTATATCATGTACGCTCATTTGACAATCGTTTAATGCCTGTTAATTCTGGATGTAACATAACTTATAAGTGGACTAACACAGGATGCTTAGGTGGGAAAAAGAAATTAATTAACTCATGTACGCCAGCTGTTGGATCTGCTATAATTATGGACACGGGAATTTCCGCAGGACATGTGGCATATATCGAGTCAGTTGTATTAATTAATCCAAATCCTGTCCAATACAGTATTAAAATTAATGAAGGAAACAGACCTAGTGGTGTATGTAGAACCATTTGGATTTCGAGTACCGATAATAATGTTGTAGGATATCAAAACCCTAATATTGGTATTAATTGTAATAATGCGCCTTTTAGTACATGTAGCACTCCGTATAGTAGTTGTAATTAG
- the trhO gene encoding oxygen-dependent tRNA uridine(34) hydroxylase TrhO, with protein MQLYNKLSAKERAELIEKAGKDRMTISFYKYANIGNPEILRNHLFINWDNIDVLGRIYVSYEGINAQLSVPAENFNAFKEHIDTISFLENVRLNVAIEHNNMSFLKLKVKVRDKIVADGLEDTSFDVTEKGVHVGAEKFNELLDDENTILVDMRNHYESEIGHFQGAITPDVDTFRESLPIIEDDLSAHKEDKNLVMYCTGGIRCEKASAYFKHKGFKKVFQLEGGIINYARQVEAQELENKFIGKNFVFDHRKGERISDDVIANCHQCGNSCDEHVNCANEACHLLFIQCKSCAEKMDDCCSDQCKEVHNLPVEMQKELRKGKEVSNKIFKKGRSEVLKYKK; from the coding sequence ATGCAACTGTACAATAAATTAAGTGCTAAAGAAAGAGCCGAACTTATCGAAAAAGCTGGTAAGGATCGTATGACAATATCTTTCTATAAGTACGCTAACATCGGAAATCCTGAAATTTTACGAAATCACTTATTTATTAATTGGGACAACATAGACGTCTTGGGAAGAATTTATGTTTCGTACGAAGGCATCAACGCGCAACTTTCTGTGCCAGCCGAAAATTTTAATGCGTTCAAAGAACATATAGATACAATTTCATTTCTAGAAAATGTGCGACTCAATGTAGCAATAGAACATAATAATATGTCTTTCTTAAAGCTAAAAGTGAAAGTTAGAGATAAAATTGTTGCTGACGGATTGGAAGACACTAGTTTTGACGTTACCGAAAAAGGTGTACACGTTGGCGCGGAAAAGTTTAATGAATTATTAGATGATGAAAACACGATTTTGGTTGACATGCGGAACCATTACGAAAGCGAAATTGGTCATTTTCAAGGCGCAATAACGCCAGATGTGGACACATTTCGTGAATCATTACCTATCATAGAAGACGATTTATCAGCTCACAAAGAAGATAAAAACCTTGTCATGTATTGTACAGGCGGAATTCGTTGCGAAAAAGCAAGTGCATATTTCAAACACAAAGGTTTCAAAAAAGTATTTCAGCTTGAAGGCGGAATTATTAATTATGCACGACAAGTAGAAGCGCAAGAATTAGAAAACAAATTCATTGGTAAAAATTTTGTGTTCGATCACCGAAAAGGCGAACGTATCTCAGATGATGTTATTGCCAACTGTCATCAATGTGGAAACTCGTGTGACGAGCATGTAAACTGCGCTAACGAAGCCTGTCATTTACTATTTATTCAATGTAAATCGTGTGCCGAAAAAATGGACGATTGCTGTTCTGACCAATGTAAAGAAGTACACAATTTACCAGTAGAAATGCAAAAAGAACTCCGCAAAGGAAAAGAAGTAAGTAACAAAATTTTCAAAAAAGGAAGATCGGAAGTGTTAAAGTACAAAAAGTAG
- a CDS encoding M43 family zinc metalloprotease encodes MKNFTLLILAFLCMGAMVAQQRDCSTMDNLEYRKQLDPQLEARMQQIEEFTRQRIQEMGSQESITGNIITIPVVVHVIYNNANENISQAQIQSQLDVMNEDFRRTNTDADTRWSQAADTEIQFCLATVDPNGNATTGITRKSSSTTAWGTNDAMKKSSQGGVDPWNASEYLNMWVCNIGGGILGYAQFPGGSAATDGVVMGPQYFGSSAKGTGFYLSAPFDLGRTTTHEVGHYLNLRHIWGDGGCGVDDFVSDTPASDGANYGCDSTHVSCASTDMVQNYMDYSDDACMNLYTAGQKARMRAILDAGGSRRSLALSDKCGSAPTPTCTDGVQNGDETGVDCGGSSCAPCTIDPTCDDGIQNGDETGIDCGGSSCAPCQTACSDNEVTLTITFDQYPEETSWSIVTDGGTTVASTSYSAANADGSTVTETLCLPNDCYTFTINDAYGDGICCTYGSGSYTLTGPDGQIKSGGSFTSSEATDFCLGSTPPPTPTCDDGIQNGDETGIDCGGSSCAPCATGGTTTLHEGYFESGLDGWTDGGGDCYRYNGSRSYEGSYSMRLRDNSGTRSAMTSETFDLRGYDQVEFKLYFYPNSMENGEDFWIRYYNGSSWSTVATYASGSSFSNGNFYSATITLNSADVNFASNSQFRVQCDASANADQVYIDQVTVTGINGARATAESANSIQQLRTGPQGSVSGDFLMTPTITRGDITINLASYNVNSSYRVLNLLGQTVKAGTLKNGRLNVSELKSGVYLLEVSDEEEKIVQKFVKQ; translated from the coding sequence ATGAAAAATTTTACCCTACTAATATTAGCTTTTCTTTGCATGGGAGCAATGGTTGCGCAACAGCGTGATTGTTCTACTATGGATAACTTAGAATACAGAAAACAATTAGATCCTCAGTTGGAGGCACGTATGCAGCAAATTGAAGAATTTACACGGCAGCGAATCCAAGAAATGGGATCACAAGAAAGTATCACAGGAAATATAATTACTATTCCTGTTGTAGTGCATGTTATTTATAATAACGCTAATGAAAATATAAGTCAAGCACAAATTCAGTCGCAATTAGATGTGATGAATGAAGACTTTAGAAGAACAAATACTGATGCAGATACTAGATGGTCGCAAGCTGCTGATACAGAGATTCAATTCTGTTTAGCTACTGTTGACCCTAATGGAAATGCAACAACAGGTATTACAAGAAAATCTTCATCAACGACTGCATGGGGAACAAATGATGCAATGAAAAAATCTTCTCAAGGTGGAGTAGATCCTTGGAATGCAAGTGAATATCTGAATATGTGGGTTTGTAATATTGGAGGAGGAATCTTAGGATATGCACAATTTCCAGGAGGTAGTGCTGCTACTGATGGAGTTGTAATGGGACCTCAATATTTTGGAAGTAGTGCAAAAGGAACAGGTTTTTACTTATCAGCTCCTTTCGATTTAGGAAGAACTACAACACACGAAGTAGGTCACTATTTAAATTTACGTCACATTTGGGGCGATGGCGGATGTGGAGTTGACGATTTCGTATCTGATACACCAGCTTCTGATGGAGCAAACTACGGATGTGATAGTACACATGTTTCTTGTGCAAGTACTGACATGGTACAAAATTATATGGATTACTCAGATGATGCATGTATGAATTTATATACTGCTGGACAAAAAGCGCGTATGCGTGCTATATTAGATGCAGGCGGATCAAGAAGAAGCTTAGCATTATCTGACAAATGTGGTTCTGCTCCAACACCAACATGTACGGATGGAGTTCAAAATGGAGATGAAACAGGAGTAGATTGTGGTGGATCGTCATGTGCGCCATGTACAATAGACCCAACTTGTGATGATGGAATCCAAAATGGAGATGAAACAGGAATTGACTGTGGTGGATCATCATGTGCGCCATGTCAAACAGCTTGTTCAGATAATGAAGTAACGTTAACAATTACATTTGATCAATACCCAGAAGAAACTTCTTGGTCTATTGTTACTGACGGAGGAACTACGGTAGCTTCTACAAGCTATTCTGCTGCAAATGCAGACGGTTCTACGGTTACAGAAACACTTTGTTTACCAAATGACTGTTACACATTTACAATTAACGATGCGTACGGAGACGGAATTTGCTGTACATATGGAAGCGGATCGTATACATTAACAGGTCCTGATGGACAAATAAAATCAGGAGGAAGCTTTACTTCTTCTGAAGCAACTGATTTCTGTTTAGGAAGTACACCACCGCCAACACCAACGTGTGATGATGGAATTCAAAATGGAGATGAAACAGGAATTGATTGTGGTGGATCATCATGTGCGCCTTGTGCTACAGGTGGAACAACTACATTACATGAAGGATATTTTGAAAGCGGATTAGACGGATGGACTGATGGTGGAGGTGACTGTTACCGTTACAACGGAAGTCGTTCGTATGAAGGAAGCTATTCTATGCGATTAAGAGATAACTCAGGAACGCGTTCAGCAATGACCTCTGAAACATTTGACTTACGTGGATACGACCAAGTAGAATTCAAATTATATTTCTATCCAAACTCTATGGAAAATGGAGAAGATTTCTGGATTAGATATTACAACGGATCATCTTGGAGTACAGTTGCAACATATGCAAGTGGAAGTAGCTTTAGCAATGGAAATTTCTATTCTGCAACAATAACATTAAATAGTGCAGATGTAAACTTTGCGTCTAACTCACAGTTTAGAGTTCAGTGTGATGCAAGTGCAAACGCAGATCAAGTTTATATTGATCAAGTAACTGTTACTGGTATTAATGGAGCAAGAGCTACAGCTGAATCAGCAAACTCAATTCAACAATTACGTACAGGTCCACAAGGATCGGTTAGTGGAGATTTCTTAATGACACCAACAATAACACGTGGAGACATTACAATTAACCTAGCTAGTTATAACGTTAATTCATCGTATAGAGTTCTTAATTTATTAGGTCAGACTGTGAAAGCAGGAACATTGAAAAATGGAAGATTGAATGTGAGCGAATTAAAATCTGGAGTTTATTTATTAGAAGTAAGCGACGAAGAAGAGAAAATTGTTCAGAAGTTTGTGAAGCAATAA